A single Anopheles arabiensis isolate DONGOLA chromosome 2, AaraD3, whole genome shotgun sequence DNA region contains:
- the LOC120895994 gene encoding zinc finger protein 585A-like yields the protein KSIVTLHRPKRITPPTIRCTDCDSAFESMQDLEKHAKVQHCPTKQHQQQFHYCSACQKSFKTNRGLLQHNTIYHESQELHRCYICERQFLTKTNLQNHMRFHKDHVCSFCNNGWTDECQLLEHVRTSHRDGMFVCRFCNKQERLKKCLNRHLRTAHGQEVNPYYCGHCRNAEATHSYDSYVALMNHLQEQHFAEDDTTTAAKELHGTLLNASLFGKELELLEDDKVVDVEQDRFLQNLHLVRSVPERPKTCQPLEPRIDQRTVLEDFLDETFENDEIWNKYIDNGEEYLIDDYDIYLKGMDESEKQEEVCMYLCPQCKQGFQSQRNLTIHLAEEHDVSSLVCNDCGASFTRHTSYRIHRREHLKENVRFRESNIPEMEEALSLVQSTSLDYSVQEEESGYVFTCNLCDRTFQRKHNLEKHRCLYYEQLEHSNTSEQQGAGVNGTELQQCSHCQFRTTSSQELETHQQRIHQSDMEPSEPVYCMLCDRRFSSISGLKYHLKRHTGIKAFACLYCEKTFTANSNLNAHIRSVHSARKDYRCDECNESFTTKDHLNKHQRSRHRQERAFVCGECGKSYLQRSHLNEHVAASHREDRYLCHVCNGSYVTKSSLKRHQQQKHGVMKRDEK from the coding sequence AAGAGCATAGTAACACTGCATCGCCCAAAAAGGATAACACCCCCCACCATACGTTGCACTGACTGTGATTCGGCATTTGAATCGATGCAGGATTTAGAAAAACATGCGAAAGTGCAACACTGTCCAACgaaacagcatcagcagcagtttCATTACTGCTCAGCGTGTCAGAAATCGTTCAAAACCAACCGTGGCCTACTGCAGCACAATACAATCTATCACGAGTCCCAAGAATTGCACCGCTGCTACATCTGTGAGCGACAGTTTCTCACAAAAACCAACCTACAAAACCATATGCGCTTTCACAAGGATCATGTGTGCAGCTTTTGCAACAACGGGTGGACAGACGAATGTCAACTGTTGGAGCACGTGCGTACCAGTCATAGAGATGGGATGTTTGTTTGCCGGTTTTGCAACAAGCAGGAACGGCTCAAGAAATGTCTCAATCGACACCTTCGCACAGCCCACGGGCAAGAGGTGAATCCGTATTACTGTGGGCATTGCCGGAATGCGGAGGCAACGCATAGCTACGACAGCTATGTAGCGTTGATGAACCATTTGCAGGAGCAACATTTCGCGGAAGATGATACCACTACTGCAGCGAAAGAATTGCATGGCACACTGCTAAATGCATCCCTGTTTGGCAAAGAGCTGGAATTGCTCGAGGACGACAAGGTAGTAGACGTTGAGCAGGATCGTTTTTTGCAGAACTTGCATCTCGTCCGGAGCGTTCCGGAGAGGCCGAAAACTTGTCAGCCGCTGGAACCGCGCATCGATCAACGGACGGTTCTGGAGGATTTTCTCGATGAAACGTTCGAGAATGATGAGATCTGGAACAAGTATATCGATAATGGAGAAGAGTATCTGATCGACGATTATGACATCTACCTCAAGGGAATGGATGAATCGGAGAAACAGGAAGAAGTGTGCATGTATCTGTGTCCACAGTGTAAGCAAGGGTTTCAGAGCCAGCGAAACCTGACGATTCATTTGGCGGAAGAGCACGACGTGTCCAGTTTGGTGTGCAATGATTGTGGAGCTAGTTTTACGCGGCATACAAGCTATCGAATCCATCGGCGCGAACATCTGAAGGAGAATGTTCGATTTCGTGAGAGCAACATACCCGAAATGGAGGAAGCACTTTCGCTAGTCCAAAGCACATCCTTGGACTATTCGGTGCAAGAGGAGGAAAGTGGTTATGTGTTTACCTGTAATCTGTGCGATCGCACCTTCCAGCGGAAGCACAACCTCGAAAAGCACAGATGTCTGTACTACGAACAACTGGAGCACTCCAACACTTCAGAGCAGCAGGGTGCAGGTGTCAATGGGACGGAATTGCAGCAATGCTCACACTGCCAGTTTCGCACGACATCAAGCCAGGAGCTGGAAACCCATCAGCAACGCATACATCAATCGGACATGGAGCCATCGGAGCCCGTCTACTGCATGCTTTGCGATCGTCGGTTCAGTTCCATATCCGGGCTGAAGTATCACTTGAAACGACACACAGGCATTAAGGCATTCGCTTGTTTGTACTGCGAGAAAACGTTTACGGCCAACTCGAACCTGAACGCGCACATTCGGAGTGTGCACAGCGCGCGAAAGGACTACCGGTGTGACGAATGCAACGAATCTTTTACCACGAAAGATCACCTGAACAAACACCAACGCTCGCGGCATCGGCAGGAgcgagcgtttgtgtgtggggagTGTGGCAAGAGCTACTTGCAACGGTCGCATCTGAACGAGCATGTTGCAGCGAGCCATCGGGAGGATCGGTACCTGTGCCATGTTTGCAATGGTTCTTACGTTACTAAAAGCTCCCTCAAACGGCACCAACAGCAGAAGCATGGTGTTATGAAAAGGGACGAAAAGTGA